From Achromobacter spanius, a single genomic window includes:
- a CDS encoding ABC transporter substrate-binding protein: MKRHTLFAACLGLASLAAGGLAHADQLDDIKARGELVCGTLGTSQPFSFQDGATRQLVGYDVDVCKLVADKLGVKVNYKLLSVAARVPELNEGRVDILAANLGYSPDRAQQISFSHAYYVSPQKLMVRKDSGLDSIEALNGRRIGATKGSSSEREIKRILDKSQVIGYGDSSATYLALQQKKVDAQFASELVLARLVLQSPPTAPVSVIAKAVFDEPWGLGVRKSEPRFLETVNQALDEAETSGAAAKLFDKWFGPDTPYKLERGFKIGPIAG; this comes from the coding sequence ATGAAGCGTCACACTCTCTTCGCCGCCTGCCTGGGCCTGGCTTCGCTGGCCGCGGGCGGACTTGCCCACGCCGATCAGCTTGACGACATCAAGGCGCGCGGCGAGCTGGTTTGCGGCACGCTGGGCACGTCGCAGCCGTTCAGCTTCCAGGACGGCGCGACGCGCCAACTGGTGGGCTATGACGTGGACGTGTGCAAGCTCGTCGCCGACAAGCTGGGCGTCAAGGTCAACTACAAGCTGCTGTCGGTGGCGGCGCGCGTGCCGGAACTGAACGAAGGGCGCGTGGACATCCTGGCGGCCAACCTGGGCTATTCGCCCGACCGCGCGCAGCAGATTTCCTTCAGCCACGCGTACTACGTCAGCCCGCAAAAGCTGATGGTGCGCAAGGATTCGGGCCTGGACTCGATCGAAGCCCTGAACGGCCGCCGCATCGGCGCCACCAAGGGTTCCAGCTCCGAGCGCGAGATCAAGCGCATTCTCGACAAGTCGCAGGTCATTGGCTATGGCGACAGCTCGGCCACGTACCTGGCGCTGCAGCAGAAGAAGGTGGACGCGCAGTTTGCCTCCGAGCTGGTGCTGGCGCGCCTGGTGCTGCAAAGCCCGCCCACCGCGCCGGTCAGCGTCATTGCCAAGGCGGTGTTCGATGAACCGTGGGGCCTTGGCGTGCGCAAGTCCGAGCCGCGTTTCCTGGAAACGGTGAATCAGGCGCTGGACGAGGCCGAAACCTCGGGCGCGGCGGCCAAGCTGTTCGACAAGTGGTTTGGCCCCGACACCCCCTACAAGCTGGAGCGCGGCTTCAAGATCGGCCCGATCGCCGGCTAA
- a CDS encoding LON peptidase substrate-binding domain-containing protein: MSLIPLFPLSNALFPAGVVHLRIFEVRYLDMIRRSIADDTEFGIVGLLAGSEVRSPEGVETLSPVGTMARVETWEAPMPALLEIRCRGASRFRLRSSEVAKYGLWMGEAEPIADDPPTPVPATMQASADALGRLVAQWQQDGVPAERMPLAPPFRLDDCGWVANRWCELLPLPPDDKATLLALTDPVARLAAIQDVLRGQGLA; this comes from the coding sequence ATGTCGCTGATTCCTTTGTTTCCGCTTTCCAATGCACTGTTTCCCGCGGGGGTGGTGCATTTGCGCATCTTCGAGGTGCGCTACCTGGACATGATCCGCCGCAGCATCGCCGACGATACCGAGTTCGGTATCGTGGGCCTGTTGGCCGGCAGCGAGGTCCGCTCGCCCGAAGGCGTCGAGACGCTGTCGCCCGTGGGCACCATGGCGCGGGTCGAAACCTGGGAGGCGCCCATGCCGGCATTGCTGGAAATCCGGTGCCGGGGCGCCTCGCGCTTTCGGCTGCGGTCCAGCGAGGTGGCAAAATACGGCCTTTGGATGGGTGAGGCCGAGCCCATCGCCGATGACCCGCCCACGCCCGTGCCCGCAACCATGCAGGCCAGCGCCGATGCGCTGGGCCGGCTGGTGGCGCAGTGGCAGCAGGACGGCGTGCCCGCCGAAAGAATGCCGCTGGCCCCGCCGTTCCGACTGGACGATTGCGGCTGGGTGGCAAACCGCTGGTGCGAACTGCTACCGCTGCCCCCGGACGACAAGGCAACGCTGCTGGCCCTGACCGATCCCGTGGCGCGCCTGGCGGCCATCCAGGACGTGCTGCGCGGGCAGGGGCTGGCGTAG
- a CDS encoding RraA family protein — translation MNPIGYRILSRPEPAVAADVLAGFASIGSAQISDCMNRLYGVSGLRPLHNGARRTVGVALTVKTRPGDNLMIHKAISLGGAGDVIVVDGSGDTSNALVGELMMMDAQSRGIEGFVIDGAVRDADVFAQGEFGCFARDVSHKGPYKDGPGEINVPVSVGGQVVNPGDVVVGDADGVVVIPAEHASAVLALALKKEADEAVAKEKLRAGTYTKPWLEKTLAEKTGAAK, via the coding sequence ATGAATCCCATCGGTTATCGCATTCTTTCCCGGCCCGAGCCGGCCGTCGCCGCTGACGTGCTGGCCGGTTTCGCCAGCATCGGCTCGGCCCAGATCAGCGACTGCATGAATCGCCTGTACGGCGTGTCGGGCCTGCGTCCGCTGCATAACGGCGCGCGCCGCACGGTAGGCGTGGCCCTCACCGTCAAGACCCGTCCGGGCGACAACCTGATGATCCACAAGGCGATTTCGCTGGGCGGCGCGGGTGACGTGATCGTTGTGGACGGCTCGGGCGACACCAGCAACGCGCTGGTGGGCGAACTGATGATGATGGACGCGCAGTCGCGCGGCATCGAGGGCTTTGTGATCGACGGCGCGGTGCGCGATGCGGACGTGTTCGCCCAGGGCGAATTCGGCTGCTTTGCCCGCGACGTGTCGCACAAGGGCCCCTACAAGGACGGCCCGGGCGAGATCAACGTGCCCGTGTCGGTCGGCGGCCAGGTGGTCAACCCCGGCGACGTGGTCGTGGGCGATGCCGACGGCGTGGTGGTGATCCCCGCCGAACACGCCAGCGCCGTGCTGGCGTTGGCCCTGAAGAAAGAAGCCGACGAAGCCGTGGCCAAGGAAAAGCTGCGCGCTGGCACGTACACCAAGCCGTGGCTGGAAAAGACGCTGGCGGAAAAGACGGGGGCGGCCAAATGA
- a CDS encoding amino acid ABC transporter permease, whose product MLDLLMQYWPTLLVGQYPNGPLGGLALTLILAALGLAMSLPLALLVALARVSPYGWLRSASKVLVNVVRGMPLLMLIFWAYFVVPKITGQVVSGFWTLIFALVVYESAYLSEVIRSGIEAVPRGQIEASRSLGVGYWTTMRKVVLPQALFNVLPSMTSQFVSTIKETSLGYVISVNELTFAANQVNNLVLTQPLQVFGILAIIYFIVCFSLSRGLSWLDLRIRRTRAMA is encoded by the coding sequence GTGCTTGATCTCCTGATGCAATACTGGCCCACGCTGCTCGTGGGCCAATACCCCAACGGCCCGCTGGGCGGACTGGCGCTGACGCTGATCCTGGCTGCGCTCGGCCTGGCAATGTCCCTGCCGCTGGCGCTCCTGGTCGCGCTGGCCCGGGTAAGCCCCTACGGGTGGCTGCGCTCGGCCAGCAAGGTGCTGGTCAATGTGGTGCGCGGCATGCCGCTGCTGATGCTGATCTTCTGGGCGTACTTCGTGGTGCCCAAGATCACGGGCCAGGTGGTCAGCGGCTTCTGGACGCTGATCTTCGCCCTGGTGGTGTATGAAAGCGCGTACCTGTCCGAGGTGATCCGCTCCGGCATCGAGGCGGTGCCGCGCGGCCAGATCGAAGCCTCGCGCTCGCTGGGCGTGGGGTACTGGACGACGATGCGCAAGGTGGTGCTGCCGCAGGCGCTGTTCAACGTGCTGCCCAGCATGACCAGCCAGTTCGTGTCCACCATCAAGGAAACCTCGCTGGGCTACGTCATCAGCGTCAACGAACTGACTTTTGCCGCCAACCAGGTCAACAACCTGGTGCTGACCCAGCCGCTGCAGGTGTTCGGCATTCTGGCCATCATCTACTTCATCGTGTGCTTCAGCCTGAGCCGCGGTTTGAGCTGGCTGGACCTGCGCATCCGCCGCACGCGGGCCATGGCTTAA
- a CDS encoding I78 family peptidase inhibitor, which produces MIRKLIPFLLVASLAACANTGGSRTSSAPASSDSSASSSSSTGAGASYGSSSAMPGSSTGKSCDAGALQSQIGQKATPSLMEDMRTRSGSATARMLRPGQLVTMEYNNTRLNLIVDDKDVMTAIRCG; this is translated from the coding sequence ATGATCCGCAAGCTGATCCCCTTCCTGCTGGTTGCCAGCCTGGCTGCGTGCGCCAATACCGGTGGTTCGCGCACGTCCAGCGCGCCGGCTTCCAGCGATTCGAGCGCGTCCTCTTCATCGAGCACCGGCGCCGGCGCTTCCTACGGTTCGTCTTCGGCCATGCCCGGCAGCAGCACCGGCAAGAGCTGCGATGCTGGCGCCCTGCAATCGCAGATCGGCCAGAAAGCCACGCCCTCCCTCATGGAAGACATGCGCACGCGCAGCGGCAGCGCCACCGCGCGCATGCTGCGCCCGGGCCAGCTTGTCACCATGGAATACAACAACACCCGCCTGAACCTCATCGTCGACGACAAGGATGTGATGACGGCGATCCGCTGCGGTTAA
- a CDS encoding amino acid ABC transporter ATP-binding protein has translation MIKLEKVNKWYGEHHVLKDLDLSVARGEVLVVCGPSGSGKSTMIRTINRLEPIEKGRILIDGADIYGKGANLNALRQKIGFVFQQFNLFPHMSVLENVIFAPVNIRKQPRKEAVELARSLLDRVGLAHKIDAYPGSLSGGQQQRVAIARALALQPPVMLFDEPTSALDPEMVGEVLQVMKGLAKDGMTMVCVTHEMGFARDVCDRVVFMDAGEILEMDTPERFFSAPAHPRAQRFLADILHPRG, from the coding sequence ATGATCAAACTCGAGAAAGTGAACAAGTGGTACGGCGAGCATCATGTGCTCAAGGATCTGGACCTGTCGGTCGCGCGCGGCGAAGTGCTGGTGGTGTGCGGGCCGTCGGGGTCCGGCAAGTCCACGATGATCCGCACGATCAATCGCCTGGAACCCATCGAAAAGGGCCGCATCCTGATCGATGGCGCGGACATCTACGGCAAGGGCGCCAACCTGAACGCGCTGCGCCAGAAGATCGGCTTCGTGTTCCAGCAGTTCAACCTCTTCCCGCACATGAGCGTGCTGGAAAACGTGATCTTCGCGCCCGTGAACATCCGCAAGCAGCCGCGCAAGGAAGCGGTGGAACTGGCGCGCAGCCTGCTCGACCGCGTGGGGCTGGCCCACAAGATCGATGCCTATCCGGGATCGCTGTCCGGCGGGCAGCAGCAGCGCGTGGCGATCGCGCGCGCGTTGGCCCTGCAGCCGCCCGTGATGCTGTTCGATGAGCCGACCAGCGCACTCGATCCGGAAATGGTGGGCGAGGTGCTTCAGGTGATGAAGGGCCTGGCCAAGGACGGCATGACGATGGTGTGCGTGACGCACGAAATGGGCTTTGCGCGCGACGTGTGCGATCGCGTGGTGTTCATGGACGCGGGCGAAATCCTGGAGATGGATACGCCCGAGCGCTTCTTCAGCGCGCCGGCGCATCCGCGCGCGCAGCGCTTCCTGGCGGACATCCTGCATCCGCGGGGTTGA
- a CDS encoding aminotransferase class I/II-fold pyridoxal phosphate-dependent enzyme, which yields MSIVADRIKRIKLSPSVAARAIIAELREQGRRIIDLTIGEPDFSTPEHIRQAATAAMNRGETKYPPAQGTVALRKAAAAHLLEATGVEYPASRVIVSTGAKQVIFNGLAATLNDGDEVLIPAPFWVSYPDMVLVNGGVPVAVETSPATDYKVTPDALERAITPRTKWLMMNAPSNPTGSVYTADELRGLTEVLARHPHVWLMTDDIYARLNFTGEPTVHPLQVAPELAARTLVVNGVSKAYAMTGWRIGYGAGPDELIKAMAILQSQSTSGASSVSQAAALEALTGPQDCVVEFAKVFRERRDLAIAELSGAPGLDIVVPQGAFYVFPDCSGLLGKQTPAGDVIASDTDLTHYLLREAGVAVIDGHAYGAPGTFRLSFAASLDDIRQGCAAIREACAKLA from the coding sequence ATGAGCATCGTTGCCGACCGCATCAAGCGCATCAAGCTGTCGCCCAGCGTCGCCGCGCGCGCCATCATTGCCGAACTGCGCGAGCAGGGCCGCCGCATCATCGACCTGACCATTGGCGAACCGGACTTCTCGACGCCCGAACACATCCGCCAGGCCGCCACCGCCGCCATGAACCGCGGCGAAACCAAGTACCCGCCGGCGCAGGGCACGGTTGCCCTGCGCAAGGCCGCGGCCGCCCATCTGCTGGAAGCGACCGGCGTGGAATACCCGGCGTCGCGCGTCATCGTCAGCACCGGCGCCAAGCAGGTGATCTTCAACGGCCTGGCCGCGACGCTGAACGATGGCGACGAAGTGCTGATTCCCGCACCGTTCTGGGTGTCGTATCCGGACATGGTCCTGGTCAACGGCGGCGTGCCGGTGGCCGTGGAAACGTCACCCGCCACCGATTACAAGGTAACGCCCGACGCGCTGGAACGCGCCATCACGCCGCGCACCAAGTGGCTGATGATGAATGCCCCCAGCAACCCGACGGGATCGGTCTACACCGCGGACGAGCTGCGCGGCCTGACCGAGGTCCTTGCGCGTCATCCGCACGTCTGGCTGATGACCGACGACATCTACGCGCGCCTGAACTTCACCGGCGAGCCGACGGTGCATCCGCTGCAAGTGGCGCCGGAACTGGCCGCGCGCACGCTGGTCGTCAATGGCGTGTCCAAGGCCTATGCCATGACGGGCTGGCGCATCGGTTACGGCGCCGGTCCCGACGAACTGATCAAGGCGATGGCGATTCTGCAGTCGCAAAGCACGTCGGGCGCCTCGTCGGTCAGCCAGGCGGCCGCGCTGGAAGCCCTGACGGGTCCGCAGGACTGCGTTGTTGAATTCGCCAAGGTGTTCCGCGAACGCCGCGACCTGGCGATCGCTGAATTGTCCGGCGCGCCGGGCCTGGACATCGTCGTGCCGCAGGGCGCGTTCTATGTCTTTCCGGACTGCTCGGGCCTCTTGGGCAAGCAGACGCCCGCTGGCGACGTGATCGCCAGCGACACGGACCTCACGCATTACCTGCTGCGCGAAGCCGGCGTGGCGGTCATCGACGGCCATGCCTACGGCGCGCCCGGCACCTTCCGGTTGTCGTTTGCGGCATCGCTGGACGATATCCGGCAGGGATGCGCCGCCATCCGCGAGGCCTGCGCCAAGCTGGCCTGA
- a CDS encoding amino acid ABC transporter permease: protein MSFLDASQYQLLLSGMAVTVQLFLVAWVMAFSIAVTLVVVRATNLAPCRWLVDAYVEYHRNVPLLVQVLFWYFGMPELLPEGFRMWLYAHNAEMSLAAIALALGSAAYIAEDIRSGLRAIPGTQFEAARALGASYLQCMRFVIVPQALRISIPPLVGRALLLFKNTSVAMAIGVMELTYQAREIENETYRTFATFGAATIMYLLGSFLIMALGSRIYARYRLNRGGHGA from the coding sequence ATGAGCTTTCTAGACGCTTCCCAATACCAGCTGCTGCTCAGCGGCATGGCGGTCACCGTGCAACTGTTCCTGGTTGCATGGGTCATGGCGTTTTCCATCGCGGTGACGCTGGTGGTGGTGCGCGCCACCAATCTGGCGCCGTGCCGCTGGCTGGTCGACGCCTATGTGGAATACCACCGCAACGTGCCGCTGCTCGTGCAGGTGCTGTTCTGGTACTTCGGCATGCCTGAGCTGCTGCCCGAAGGGTTCCGGATGTGGCTGTACGCGCACAACGCCGAAATGTCGCTGGCCGCGATCGCGCTGGCGCTGGGTTCGGCCGCCTACATTGCCGAAGACATCCGCAGCGGTCTGCGCGCCATTCCCGGCACGCAGTTCGAGGCCGCCCGCGCGCTGGGCGCCAGCTATCTGCAATGCATGCGCTTCGTCATCGTGCCGCAGGCGCTGCGCATTTCCATTCCGCCGCTGGTCGGCCGCGCGCTGCTGCTCTTCAAGAACACCAGCGTGGCCATGGCGATCGGCGTGATGGAGCTGACCTACCAGGCGCGGGAAATCGAAAACGAGACCTACCGCACCTTCGCCACCTTCGGCGCGGCGACGATCATGTACCTGCTGGGATCGTTCCTGATCATGGCGCTCGGATCGCGCATCTACGCCCGTTATCGTCTGAACCGCGGAGGCCATGGTGCTTGA
- a CDS encoding carboxymuconolactone decarboxylase family protein, whose translation MSTVRLLSDDEIRRNPEAWAVFEDIRATRKSDFVNNFWRALANDPPRMRSVWEQLKTVMMAEGELSPLVREMIYIAVSTANGCSYCVHSHTASARAKGMTDGQHAELLAVMAMASQTNALATALQVPVDDAFHVK comes from the coding sequence ATGAGCACGGTAAGGCTCCTGAGCGATGACGAGATCCGCAGAAATCCCGAGGCATGGGCAGTGTTCGAGGACATCCGCGCCACGCGCAAATCGGACTTCGTCAACAATTTCTGGCGGGCGCTGGCCAACGATCCGCCGCGGATGCGCAGCGTCTGGGAGCAGCTCAAGACAGTGATGATGGCCGAGGGCGAGCTGTCGCCGCTGGTGCGCGAAATGATCTACATCGCGGTGTCCACCGCCAATGGCTGCTCGTATTGCGTCCACTCCCACACGGCCTCGGCCCGAGCCAAGGGCATGACCGATGGCCAGCACGCCGAACTGCTCGCGGTGATGGCGATGGCGTCGCAGACCAATGCGCTGGCGACGGCGCTGCAGGTGCCGGTGGACGATGCCTTCCACGTGAAATGA
- a CDS encoding LysR family transcriptional regulator: MSGVSMRFSSTAAMYTLKQLEAFYWSSELGSFSASSRKLHTTQSAVAKRVGELEAFAGSPLFERRAKKLLMTPQGRKLFELASQMLELNSRIVQNMADPASFEGVVRLGVTELVGMTWLAGLIKQISQRYPRVQLMPEIDGGITLYERLEQDELDLAIMPGPFWGYQYDCTHLGAVTNVWMASPALDIDFSAALTPQDLAPYPVISQPTNSALSHLYDAWFAEQGMPVKRVLTCNSLGMMAQLTMLGLGISYLPGAYFAPLVARGALCQLNVQPDLPTINYYAVHKKNIVNPVVSRVIDIAREECAFEVAGAFLPHVPPAARPIEAEGEGPDQGPAEGRI, translated from the coding sequence ATGTCTGGGGTTTCCATGCGCTTTTCTTCGACCGCGGCGATGTACACCCTCAAGCAACTGGAGGCCTTCTACTGGAGTTCCGAACTGGGCAGCTTCAGCGCGTCGTCGCGCAAGCTGCACACCACCCAATCGGCCGTGGCCAAACGGGTGGGGGAGCTCGAGGCCTTTGCCGGCTCGCCCCTGTTCGAGCGGCGCGCCAAGAAACTCCTGATGACCCCGCAGGGCCGCAAGCTGTTCGAATTGGCCAGCCAGATGCTGGAGCTGAACAGCCGGATCGTCCAGAACATGGCCGATCCGGCCAGCTTCGAAGGCGTGGTGCGCCTGGGCGTGACCGAACTGGTCGGCATGACCTGGCTGGCGGGGCTGATCAAGCAGATCAGCCAGCGCTACCCGCGCGTGCAATTGATGCCCGAGATCGATGGCGGCATCACCCTTTACGAGCGGTTGGAGCAGGACGAACTGGATCTGGCGATCATGCCGGGCCCGTTCTGGGGTTACCAGTACGATTGCACGCACCTGGGGGCGGTCACCAATGTCTGGATGGCCAGTCCGGCGCTGGACATCGATTTTTCCGCCGCGCTGACGCCGCAGGACCTGGCGCCGTATCCGGTGATTTCCCAGCCCACCAATTCGGCGCTATCGCACCTGTATGACGCGTGGTTCGCGGAGCAGGGGATGCCGGTCAAACGGGTGCTGACCTGCAACAGCCTGGGCATGATGGCCCAATTGACGATGCTGGGGTTGGGTATCAGCTATCTGCCGGGCGCGTACTTCGCGCCGCTGGTGGCCCGGGGGGCGCTGTGCCAGCTGAATGTGCAGCCGGACCTGCCGACCATCAACTACTACGCGGTGCACAAGAAGAACATCGTCAATCCGGTGGTATCCCGGGTGATCGACATTGCGCGCGAGGAATGCGCGTTCGAGGTGGCGGGGGCGTTTCTGCCCCATGTGCCGCCGGCGGCGCGGCCCATCGAGGCAGAAGGCGAGGGGCCGGACCAGGGTCCGGCCGAGGGGCGGATTTAA
- a CDS encoding error-prone DNA polymerase has protein sequence MRMDDDAPDPLDPAEVLAQLPGYAELQCQSNFSFLQGASHPEELAARAAELGYAALALTDECSLAGVVRAHTEAKTLKLPFIVGATFQLRAAPDAAPLGLTLLAQTREGYGNLSEFITLGRTRAPKGEYRLSPQDLADPPAGNAHLRSLPECLAILTPAYGTDADRMADQARWLARVFPGRAWVGLNLLHQSRDDLHRAAVEHAAQASQLPIVAVGQVQMHVRSRKPLHDTLTGIRTRQQVSQCGYELSGNAEQHLRSRMRLASLYPPEALAQTLAVARRCTFSLDELHYEYPDEIVPPGHTPASYLRQEALAGADRRFPQGVPDSVTAQIDKELELIADLNYEAYFLTVYDIVQFARKAGILCQGRGSAANSAVCYCLGITAVDPQRGNNLFERFISKERNEPPDIDVDFEHQRREEVIQYIYGKYGRDRAALTAVVISYRPRSVLRDTGRALGVDPGVIDAVARAHQWWDGKKEMLRTLGACGLDPESQVARQWASLAQTMMGFPRHLSQHPGGFVISRGKLSRLVPIENAAMEDRSVVQWDKDDLDALKLLKVDVLALGMLSALRRTLELASQRRGQPLALQDIPEGDTPTYDMICDADTIGVFQIESRAQMTMLPRLRPREYYDLVVQVAIVRPGPIQGGMVHPYLRRRQGKEDETYPSEKVRGVLSRTMGVPIFQEQVMQIAVVAAGFSPGEADQLRRSMAAWRRKGGVDKFRVKLVGGLLAHGYTLDFAEALFRQVEGFGEYGFPESHAASFALLAYASSWLKRHEPEAFLAALLNSQPMGFYAPAQLVQDARRHGVCVLPADVTVSGWDSVLETLPDGHPGARRRPHPHAPSAEASGVDTSGVSTPRPAVRLGLSLLQGMREDTARRIEAARADAPFANTADLARRAGLNRHDLNALAAGDALRTLAGHRRQASWEAAASVQSRDLLRDAEIVDAQAPQLSAPSESQTVAADYRSVGLTLHSHPVSLLRPQLAARNFQPASVLNDYPNKRVARACGIVTVRQRPQTSKGVIFVTLEDETGPVNVVVRPELIERQRRELLGATLLGVFGSWQSVDGVRHLIAQRLVDMSDLLGGLTSQSRDFH, from the coding sequence ATGCGCATGGACGACGACGCCCCCGATCCGCTGGACCCGGCCGAGGTCCTGGCCCAGTTGCCCGGCTATGCCGAGCTGCAATGCCAGTCCAATTTTTCGTTCCTGCAAGGCGCCTCGCACCCCGAGGAACTGGCCGCGCGGGCCGCCGAGCTCGGCTACGCCGCGCTGGCCCTGACCGACGAGTGCTCGCTGGCGGGCGTGGTGCGGGCCCACACCGAAGCCAAGACCCTCAAGCTGCCGTTCATCGTCGGCGCCACGTTCCAGCTGCGCGCCGCGCCCGACGCCGCGCCGCTCGGCCTGACCCTGCTGGCGCAGACGCGCGAAGGCTACGGCAACCTGTCGGAATTCATCACGCTGGGCCGCACCCGGGCGCCCAAGGGCGAGTACCGGCTTTCCCCGCAAGACCTTGCCGATCCGCCGGCCGGCAACGCGCACCTGCGCAGTCTGCCGGAATGCCTGGCCATCCTGACGCCCGCCTACGGCACCGACGCCGACCGCATGGCCGACCAGGCCCGCTGGCTGGCGCGCGTCTTTCCGGGCCGCGCGTGGGTGGGGCTGAACCTGCTGCACCAGTCGCGCGACGACCTGCATCGCGCCGCCGTCGAGCACGCGGCCCAGGCCTCGCAACTGCCGATCGTGGCGGTCGGCCAGGTGCAGATGCATGTCCGCTCGCGCAAGCCGCTGCACGACACGCTGACCGGCATCCGCACCCGCCAGCAGGTGTCGCAATGCGGCTACGAACTCTCGGGCAATGCCGAACAGCACCTGCGCAGCCGCATGCGGCTGGCCAGCCTGTATCCGCCCGAGGCGCTGGCGCAGACCCTGGCGGTGGCTCGCCGCTGCACGTTTTCGCTGGACGAGCTGCATTACGAATACCCCGACGAGATCGTGCCGCCCGGCCACACGCCGGCCAGCTACCTGCGCCAGGAAGCGCTGGCCGGGGCGGACCGGCGCTTTCCCCAGGGCGTGCCCGACAGCGTCACGGCGCAGATCGACAAGGAACTGGAGCTCATCGCGGACCTCAACTATGAGGCCTACTTCCTGACCGTCTACGACATCGTGCAGTTCGCCCGCAAGGCCGGCATCCTGTGCCAGGGCCGGGGCTCGGCCGCCAACTCCGCCGTGTGCTATTGCCTGGGCATCACGGCGGTGGACCCCCAACGCGGCAACAACCTGTTCGAACGCTTCATCAGCAAGGAACGCAACGAGCCGCCCGACATCGACGTCGACTTCGAACACCAACGCCGCGAAGAAGTCATCCAGTACATCTACGGCAAATACGGCCGTGACCGCGCCGCCCTGACGGCGGTGGTCATCTCGTACCGGCCGCGCAGCGTGCTGCGCGATACGGGGCGCGCGCTGGGCGTGGACCCGGGCGTCATCGACGCCGTGGCCCGCGCCCACCAATGGTGGGACGGCAAGAAGGAAATGCTGCGCACGCTGGGCGCCTGCGGCCTGGACCCGGAATCCCAGGTGGCGCGCCAGTGGGCATCGCTGGCGCAGACCATGATGGGCTTTCCGCGCCATCTGTCGCAGCATCCGGGCGGCTTCGTCATTTCACGCGGCAAGCTCTCGCGGCTGGTGCCCATCGAGAACGCCGCCATGGAAGACCGCAGCGTCGTGCAATGGGACAAGGACGACCTGGACGCCCTGAAGCTGCTGAAGGTCGACGTCCTGGCGCTGGGCATGCTGTCGGCCCTGCGCCGCACGCTTGAACTGGCCAGCCAGCGCCGCGGCCAGCCGCTGGCCTTGCAGGACATCCCCGAAGGCGACACCCCGACCTACGACATGATCTGCGACGCCGACACCATCGGCGTCTTCCAGATCGAATCGCGCGCCCAGATGACGATGCTGCCGCGCCTGCGTCCGCGCGAATACTACGACCTGGTGGTGCAGGTGGCCATTGTGCGCCCGGGACCGATCCAGGGCGGCATGGTCCACCCCTACCTGCGGCGGCGCCAGGGCAAGGAAGACGAAACCTACCCCAGCGAAAAAGTGCGCGGCGTGCTCAGCCGCACCATGGGCGTGCCCATCTTCCAGGAACAGGTCATGCAGATCGCCGTCGTGGCCGCCGGTTTCTCGCCCGGCGAGGCCGACCAGTTGCGCCGGTCGATGGCGGCCTGGCGGCGCAAGGGCGGCGTGGACAAGTTCCGCGTCAAGCTGGTGGGCGGGCTGCTGGCGCACGGCTACACGCTGGATTTTGCCGAAGCCCTGTTCCGCCAGGTGGAAGGGTTTGGCGAATACGGCTTCCCGGAAAGCCATGCCGCCAGCTTCGCCCTGTTGGCGTATGCCAGTTCCTGGCTCAAGCGCCACGAACCGGAAGCCTTTCTGGCCGCCCTGCTCAATTCCCAGCCCATGGGGTTCTACGCGCCCGCGCAACTGGTGCAGGACGCGCGCCGCCACGGCGTCTGCGTACTGCCTGCGGACGTCACGGTGAGCGGCTGGGATTCCGTGCTGGAAACGCTGCCCGACGGGCATCCGGGCGCCCGCCGCCGCCCTCACCCCCACGCACCGTCCGCAGAGGCGTCGGGCGTCGATACGTCGGGCGTATCGACGCCCCGCCCCGCCGTGCGGCTGGGACTCAGCCTGCTGCAGGGCATGCGCGAGGACACCGCCCGCCGCATCGAGGCCGCCCGGGCCGACGCGCCCTTTGCCAACACCGCCGACCTCGCCCGCCGCGCCGGCCTGAACCGCCACGACCTGAACGCGCTGGCCGCGGGCGACGCGCTGCGCACCCTGGCTGGCCACCGGCGCCAGGCCAGCTGGGAGGCCGCGGCCAGCGTGCAAAGCCGCGACCTGCTGCGGGACGCCGAAATCGTGGACGCCCAGGCCCCGCAACTGTCCGCCCCGTCGGAGAGCCAGACCGTGGCCGCCGACTACCGCAGCGTCGGCCTGACCCTCCACAGCCATCCCGTATCGCTGCTGCGCCCCCAACTGGCCGCACGCAACTTCCAGCCCGCCTCGGTGCTGAACGACTATCCCAACAAGCGCGTCGCGCGCGCCTGCGGCATCGTCACCGTGCGCCAGCGCCCCCAGACCTCCAAGGGCGTCATCTTCGTGACCCTCGAAGACGAGACCGGCCCGGTCAACGTGGTGGTCCGGCCCGAACTGATCGAACGCCAGCGCCGCGAACTGCTGGGCGCCACCCTGCTGGGGGTGTTCGGATCCTGGCAAAGCGTGGACGGCGTGCGCCACCTGATCGCGCAGCGGCTGGTCGACATGTCCGACCTGCTGGGCGGGCTGACATCGCAGAGCCGCGATTTCCACTGA